One Augochlora pura isolate Apur16 chromosome 10, APUR_v2.2.1, whole genome shotgun sequence DNA window includes the following coding sequences:
- the Naus gene encoding cortactin binding protein N-terminal like nausicaa isoform X2 — protein MASQSQNATTVSPTVSPANGSSGPTTTSSICTTKMQSFTSTPSSQPYEQNSSPSLSPSPSTSPSPSPSPSPSPSPSPSPSPSPSPSPSPSPSPSPSPSPSPMQEQQHQQTLQPNNVEALDKNSSNTLKRNPKMELNKSDLLKLLGHLEGELQARDIVIAVLKSEKLKHLLQAQYMSKSTDPHAALIRDMGLTGDIGLMGHESNLIHQQVASLEALVQQQRRMKSRMTKILQDAELRHRAVVKELEEEKRKHEHDTAQGDDITYGLEKDRTRLKKELEVEKQYNKGLEAKLKKITETQDSEQSLHQRIVRALSSERRRLHTKYVEEKKRSEDLAQILSEEKVRIDAMAEGLEEESKKSLQMEAELEKQLAQFDMERQQYRQALAKEEKRVKDLELELEKLRNEMDVLKESQTRGSPRGVGTTPPPPPVKPANLVAIPTIRPASAPQTIKGTVLGTGTPMVSSKVVQPTATVSSVPVSGPTTGIARSVTPGQALRGVTYTSNITSTSGETTTSSDTQAVEKRVVVPATVNPGGAVKLIPPTQTAGKLGYHVGSGSTVQASGMLPSKKPPISRGVPPPVPPNKPVVPPKKEAAYLRRAESSQATQDAVKIGKQVPAHPAAVPAAPQVQQAIATLTQASEEETKPR, from the exons atggcATCGCAAAGTCAGAACGCTACGACTGTGAGTCCGACAGTTTCACCGGCGAATGGATCATCAGGACCGACGACGACCTCCTCGATCTGCACTACAAAGATGCAGTCGTTCACCTCTACACCATCTTCACAACCTTATGAACAAAATTCGTCACCATCATTATCGCCGTCACCATCAACATCACCGTCACCGTCACCGTCACCGTCACCCTCACCGTCACCGTCGCCGTCACCGTCACCATCACCGTCGCCGTCACCGTCACCATCACCATCACCGTCACCGTCACCGTCACCATCACCAATGCAAGAGCAACAGCATCAACAAACTCTACAACCCAATAATGTAGAGGCacttgataaaaattcttcgaacacATTGAAA CGTAATCCAAAAATGGAACTGAACAAAAgtgatttattgaaattgttaggACATCTTGAAGGAGAATTACAAGCAAGAGATATTGTAATAGCAGTATTAAAG TCGGAGAAATTGAAACATCTATTACAAGCTCAATATATGAGTAAAAGTACAGATCCACATGCTGCACTTATTCGTGATATGGGTTTAACAGGAGACATAGGATTAATGGGACATGAATCAAATCTGATACATCAACAAGTTGCTAGCTTAGAAGCACTTGTACAACAACAAAGGCGTATGAAATCCAGGATGACCAAAATTCTTCAAGATGCTGAACTTAGACACAGAGCt gtAGTCAAGGAATTagaagaagagaaacgaaaacatGAACATGATACTGCCCAAGGTGACGATATTACATATGGACTTGAAAAAGATAGGACACGCTTGAAGAAAGAATTAGAAGTAGAGAAACAATACAACAAAGGACTGGAAGCaaagttaaagaaaataacTGAAACTCAAGACTCAGAGCAATCACTACATCAGAGAATAGTACGTGCTCTATCGAGTGAACGTAGAAGGTTACACACAAAGTATGtggaggaaaaaaagagatcAGAGGATTTGGCACAGATATTAAGTGAGGAAAAAGTGCGAATAGATGCAATGGCTGAAGGACTGGAAGAAGAAAGTAAGAAGTCTTTACAGATGGAAGCAGAATTAGAGAAACAACTGGCACAGTTTGATATGGAAAGGCAGCAGTATAGGCAAGCTTTAgcaaaagaagagaagagggTGAAAGATCTCGaattagaattagaaaaaCTTAGAAATGAAATGGACGTGTTAAAAGAATCTCAAACACGTGGTTCTCCAAGAGGAGTGGGTACAactccaccacctcctccaGTCAAACCAGCTAACTTAGTTGCGATACCTACAATTAGGCCTGCTAGTGCTCCACAAACAA TTAAAGGCACAGTATTGGGCACTGGGACGCCGATGGTTAGTAGCAAAGTTGTTCAGCCCACTGCCACGGTATCTAGTGTTCCTGTCAGCGGTCCAA cTACTGGGATCGCTAGATCAGTAACTCCTGGACAGGCATTACGTGGGGTCACATACACATCCAACATTACGTCTACCAGTGGAGAGACTACAACGTCTTCGGATACACAG GCTGTAGAAAAACGTGTGGTTGTACCTGCTACCGTTAACCCTGGAGGTGCAGTAAAACTTATTCCGCCGACGCAAACTGCAGGCAAGCTCGGTTATCATGTTGGTTCCGGTTCGACCGTTCAAGCATCTGGCATGCTGCCCTCGAAAAAACCACCGATATCACGCGGGGTCCCTCCCCCAGTACCACCGAATAAACCGGTGGTGCCACCTAAAAAGGAGGCCGCTTATCTTAGGAGGGCTGAATCCTCGCAAGCGACACAGGACGCTGTTAAAATCGGCAAACAAGTCCCGGCACATCCTGCTGCTGTACCCGCCGCACCGCAGGTCCAACAGGCAATAGCGACCTTGACACAAGCCTCCGAAGAAGAG ACAAAGCCACGTTGA
- the Naus gene encoding cortactin binding protein N-terminal like nausicaa isoform X1 → MASQSQNATTVSPTVSPANGSSGPTTTSSICTTKMQSFTSTPSSQPYEQNSSPSLSPSPSTSPSPSPSPSPSPSPSPSPSPSPSPSPSPSPSPSPSPSPSPMQEQQHQQTLQPNNVEALDKNSSNTLKRNPKMELNKSDLLKLLGHLEGELQARDIVIAVLKSEKLKHLLQAQYMSKSTDPHAALIRDMGLTGDIGLMGHESNLIHQQVASLEALVQQQRRMKSRMTKILQDAELRHRAVVKELEEEKRKHEHDTAQGDDITYGLEKDRTRLKKELEVEKQYNKGLEAKLKKITETQDSEQSLHQRIVRALSSERRRLHTKYVEEKKRSEDLAQILSEEKVRIDAMAEGLEEESKKSLQMEAELEKQLAQFDMERQQYRQALAKEEKRVKDLELELEKLRNEMDVLKESQTRGSPRGVGTTPPPPPVKPANLVAIPTIRPASAPQTIKGTVLGTGTPMVSSKVVQPTATVSSVPVSGPTTGIARSVTPGQALRGVTYTSNITSTSGETTTSSDTQAVEKRVVVPATVNPGGAVKLIPPTQTAGKLGYHVGSGSTVQASGMLPSKKPPISRGVPPPVPPNKPVVPPKKEAAYLRRAESSQATQDAVKIGKQVPAHPAAVPAAPQVQQAIATLTQASEEEVSNAAPVS, encoded by the exons atggcATCGCAAAGTCAGAACGCTACGACTGTGAGTCCGACAGTTTCACCGGCGAATGGATCATCAGGACCGACGACGACCTCCTCGATCTGCACTACAAAGATGCAGTCGTTCACCTCTACACCATCTTCACAACCTTATGAACAAAATTCGTCACCATCATTATCGCCGTCACCATCAACATCACCGTCACCGTCACCGTCACCGTCACCCTCACCGTCACCGTCGCCGTCACCGTCACCATCACCGTCGCCGTCACCGTCACCATCACCATCACCGTCACCGTCACCGTCACCATCACCAATGCAAGAGCAACAGCATCAACAAACTCTACAACCCAATAATGTAGAGGCacttgataaaaattcttcgaacacATTGAAA CGTAATCCAAAAATGGAACTGAACAAAAgtgatttattgaaattgttaggACATCTTGAAGGAGAATTACAAGCAAGAGATATTGTAATAGCAGTATTAAAG TCGGAGAAATTGAAACATCTATTACAAGCTCAATATATGAGTAAAAGTACAGATCCACATGCTGCACTTATTCGTGATATGGGTTTAACAGGAGACATAGGATTAATGGGACATGAATCAAATCTGATACATCAACAAGTTGCTAGCTTAGAAGCACTTGTACAACAACAAAGGCGTATGAAATCCAGGATGACCAAAATTCTTCAAGATGCTGAACTTAGACACAGAGCt gtAGTCAAGGAATTagaagaagagaaacgaaaacatGAACATGATACTGCCCAAGGTGACGATATTACATATGGACTTGAAAAAGATAGGACACGCTTGAAGAAAGAATTAGAAGTAGAGAAACAATACAACAAAGGACTGGAAGCaaagttaaagaaaataacTGAAACTCAAGACTCAGAGCAATCACTACATCAGAGAATAGTACGTGCTCTATCGAGTGAACGTAGAAGGTTACACACAAAGTATGtggaggaaaaaaagagatcAGAGGATTTGGCACAGATATTAAGTGAGGAAAAAGTGCGAATAGATGCAATGGCTGAAGGACTGGAAGAAGAAAGTAAGAAGTCTTTACAGATGGAAGCAGAATTAGAGAAACAACTGGCACAGTTTGATATGGAAAGGCAGCAGTATAGGCAAGCTTTAgcaaaagaagagaagagggTGAAAGATCTCGaattagaattagaaaaaCTTAGAAATGAAATGGACGTGTTAAAAGAATCTCAAACACGTGGTTCTCCAAGAGGAGTGGGTACAactccaccacctcctccaGTCAAACCAGCTAACTTAGTTGCGATACCTACAATTAGGCCTGCTAGTGCTCCACAAACAA TTAAAGGCACAGTATTGGGCACTGGGACGCCGATGGTTAGTAGCAAAGTTGTTCAGCCCACTGCCACGGTATCTAGTGTTCCTGTCAGCGGTCCAA cTACTGGGATCGCTAGATCAGTAACTCCTGGACAGGCATTACGTGGGGTCACATACACATCCAACATTACGTCTACCAGTGGAGAGACTACAACGTCTTCGGATACACAG GCTGTAGAAAAACGTGTGGTTGTACCTGCTACCGTTAACCCTGGAGGTGCAGTAAAACTTATTCCGCCGACGCAAACTGCAGGCAAGCTCGGTTATCATGTTGGTTCCGGTTCGACCGTTCAAGCATCTGGCATGCTGCCCTCGAAAAAACCACCGATATCACGCGGGGTCCCTCCCCCAGTACCACCGAATAAACCGGTGGTGCCACCTAAAAAGGAGGCCGCTTATCTTAGGAGGGCTGAATCCTCGCAAGCGACACAGGACGCTGTTAAAATCGGCAAACAAGTCCCGGCACATCCTGCTGCTGTACCCGCCGCACCGCAGGTCCAACAGGCAATAGCGACCTTGACACAAGCCTCCGAAGAAGAGGTTAGTAATGCAGCTCCTGTTTCCTAA